A section of the Ignavibacteriales bacterium genome encodes:
- a CDS encoding protoheme IX farnesyltransferase — translation MSSKYLNTAVNSHASARSEAYSFVQDMLELVKIKITLFVAFTTALGYILATNSFTIEFIYPVAGIFILACSAAALNHYQERHYDRLMARTMNRPIPAGRVSEGTALIVSLLLLVTGSAVLVAGANLMTLAVGLATYVSYNFVYTPLKRKISLAIIPGSLVGALPPVAGWVAAGGSLLDEKILLVSAYFFIWQIPHFWLLLLKYGKEYEGAGFPVLTLSRERIANMVFFTSVLTVVPVVILFAGGMLNYFITGLLLCVASVWLLTSMYRFSRSDLNNKQIIRSFIGINFYTLIFITLMSLDKLINLI, via the coding sequence ATGAGCAGTAAATATCTAAATACAGCCGTTAATAGTCATGCCTCAGCACGAAGCGAAGCATATTCGTTCGTGCAGGACATGCTGGAGCTTGTCAAAATAAAGATAACGCTCTTTGTCGCTTTTACTACAGCGCTGGGATATATACTTGCCACTAATTCGTTTACGATAGAATTTATTTACCCGGTTGCGGGGATATTCATACTTGCGTGCAGTGCCGCGGCATTGAACCATTACCAGGAGAGGCATTACGACAGGCTGATGGCTCGAACCATGAACAGACCGATTCCCGCCGGAAGAGTAAGTGAAGGGACTGCGCTGATAGTTTCACTCCTGCTTCTTGTAACAGGTTCTGCGGTTCTGGTTGCGGGAGCTAACCTGATGACTCTTGCTGTCGGACTTGCGACTTACGTGTCTTATAATTTTGTCTATACTCCGTTAAAGAGAAAAATTTCACTGGCTATAATTCCCGGTTCGCTCGTGGGGGCTCTTCCTCCTGTTGCAGGATGGGTAGCCGCCGGAGGCAGTCTTCTAGATGAAAAGATATTGCTCGTTTCGGCGTACTTTTTCATCTGGCAGATACCGCACTTCTGGTTGCTGCTTTTAAAGTACGGTAAAGAGTACGAGGGAGCAGGATTCCCGGTTCTTACATTATCGCGTGAGAGAATAGCCAACATGGTTTTCTTTACGTCGGTATTGACGGTAGTGCCGGTCGTTATTCTGTTCGCCGGGGGAATGTTAAATTACTTTATAACGGGTTTACTTCTTTGCGTTGCATCCGTATGGCTTTTGACGAGCATGTACAGGTTCAGCCGTTCGGATCTAAATAACAAACAGATCATAAGGTCGTTCATAGGAATTAATTTTTATACGCTGATATTTATAACGCTGATGTCATTAGATAAATTAATAAATCTAATCTAG
- the ctaD gene encoding cytochrome c oxidase subunit I, with the protein MANGTIATGAEEVSFYEYKGRFKGIAGWLLTLDHKRIGLLYLMAMLSFFAVAVSLGVLMRLEMLTPGETIMKAQTYNSIFTLHGVIMIFLFIIPGIPAVFGNFIMPIQIGAPDVAFPRLNLMSWYLYIIGGAIAITSLFTGGGIMDTGWTFYVPYSVRTTTNISLSVFAAFVLGFSSILTGLNFVTTVHRMRAKGMTFFRMPLFVWGLYSTAWIQVLATPVIGITLALIILERTLGVGIFDPNKGGDPLLYQHLFWIYSHPAVYIMVLPAMGVVSDIIATFSRKNIFGYVPIAMSSLAIAFVGYLVWGHHMFVSGISDTARIIFSLLTFLVAIPTGIKVFNWVATLYKGSIVVRTPMLYTLAFIVVFSIGGLTGLVLGTLNTDIHLTDTYFVVAHFHYVMFGGMGFLFFASLHYWYPKMFGRMYNEKMAKLGCWVFVIGFNVLYFPMFIMGYMGMPRRYYDYLPEFQPYHIVSTVGSWILVTGLILIVANLIRGLYNGERAPMNPWGGTTLEWKVPSPPPLENFEEPPVVIGEPYDHEKPNAIMKGA; encoded by the coding sequence ATGGCTAACGGAACTATCGCTACAGGTGCTGAGGAAGTCTCGTTTTACGAGTACAAGGGAAGATTCAAAGGAATAGCAGGCTGGTTACTTACCTTAGACCACAAGCGTATAGGGTTATTGTATTTAATGGCAATGCTTTCATTCTTCGCGGTCGCAGTGAGCCTTGGTGTGCTTATGAGACTGGAGATGCTGACGCCCGGCGAAACTATAATGAAAGCTCAGACCTACAATTCTATATTTACGCTTCACGGTGTAATAATGATATTTCTGTTCATCATTCCGGGAATCCCGGCGGTTTTCGGTAACTTTATTATGCCGATACAGATAGGCGCTCCCGACGTAGCTTTTCCAAGACTGAACTTAATGTCATGGTATCTATATATTATCGGCGGTGCTATCGCTATAACCTCATTATTTACCGGAGGCGGAATAATGGATACGGGCTGGACTTTTTATGTGCCTTATAGTGTAAGAACGACGACTAACATTTCGCTATCGGTATTCGCGGCATTTGTCCTCGGGTTTTCTTCGATTTTGACAGGACTTAACTTCGTTACCACGGTGCACAGGATGCGCGCAAAGGGAATGACATTTTTCAGGATGCCTTTATTTGTGTGGGGACTTTATTCGACCGCATGGATACAGGTTCTCGCAACACCGGTTATCGGAATTACATTAGCATTAATAATATTAGAGAGGACTCTTGGGGTCGGAATATTCGACCCGAATAAAGGAGGCGATCCTCTACTTTACCAGCACTTGTTCTGGATTTACTCGCACCCCGCGGTTTACATCATGGTATTGCCGGCTATGGGTGTGGTCTCGGATATTATAGCGACATTTTCCAGGAAGAACATTTTCGGATACGTTCCGATCGCGATGTCTTCACTGGCAATTGCATTTGTGGGTTACCTGGTATGGGGACACCACATGTTTGTAAGCGGTATAAGCGATACTGCAAGGATCATTTTCTCACTGCTGACATTCCTAGTTGCTATACCGACGGGTATAAAAGTATTTAACTGGGTGGCAACCCTTTATAAAGGTTCGATCGTAGTCAGGACGCCGATGCTGTATACACTTGCATTTATAGTTGTATTCTCCATCGGAGGTCTTACGGGACTTGTACTTGGTACACTCAATACGGACATACACCTTACGGATACATATTTTGTAGTAGCACACTTCCATTATGTGATGTTTGGAGGCATGGGATTCCTGTTCTTTGCTTCGCTTCACTACTGGTATCCTAAGATGTTCGGCAGGATGTACAATGAAAAGATGGCTAAGCTCGGATGCTGGGTGTTTGTGATCGGATTCAACGTACTTTATTTCCCGATGTTTATAATGGGATATATGGGAATGCCGAGAAGGTATTATGATTACCTGCCGGAATTCCAGCCGTATCACATTGTTTCGACAGTCGGATCTTGGATACTGGTAACAGGACTAATATTGATAGTAGCGAATTTGATAAGAGGCTTGTATAATGGTGAACGCGCGCCGATGAATCCATGGGGAGGAACAACTCTCGAGTGGAAAGTGCCATCACCGCCTCCGCTTGAAAATTTTGAGGAACCTCCCGTAGTAATAGGAGAGCCTTATGATCATGAAAAACCAAATGCCATAATGAAAGGAGCATAA
- the coxB gene encoding cytochrome c oxidase subunit II, with protein MRPNIGHETDMTLLLILGISFVFLMIIVVAMFYFLYKYSAKRNQKSENIHGNTPLEIIWTVIPTILVLIIFFYGWKGFENIRDIPPDAMPVKVTGQMWKWNFEYENGKKSDTLFVPLSKPIRINLYSIDVNHSFFVPAYRVKEDAIPGRENRLWFQPTGLDTLVITCAEYCGLDHSIMMTHLIVLPDDVFNTWYNIPNPVTTTTTTTDSTGTTTDTTKTMSTDTTKVQSGTDTSKTDTTK; from the coding sequence ATGAGGCCAAACATAGGTCATGAAACAGATATGACGTTGCTTCTTATACTGGGGATAAGCTTTGTGTTCCTGATGATCATTGTTGTCGCAATGTTTTATTTCCTATATAAGTACAGCGCAAAGAGAAATCAAAAGTCTGAGAATATACACGGTAATACACCGCTTGAGATAATTTGGACTGTCATCCCGACAATACTTGTTTTAATAATTTTCTTTTATGGATGGAAAGGATTCGAAAACATAAGGGATATACCCCCGGATGCAATGCCGGTGAAAGTAACAGGACAGATGTGGAAGTGGAATTTTGAGTATGAAAACGGCAAGAAGAGTGATACTCTATTTGTACCGCTTTCCAAGCCTATAAGAATAAACCTTTATTCGATCGATGTTAACCACAGCTTTTTTGTGCCGGCATACAGGGTAAAGGAAGATGCTATTCCCGGAAGGGAAAACAGGCTTTGGTTCCAGCCGACGGGTCTCGATACGCTGGTAATTACCTGCGCGGAATACTGCGGGCTGGATCACTCTATTATGATGACGCATCTTATCGTGCTTCCTGATGATGTATTTAATACATGGTATAATATACCAAATCCCGTGACGACGACCACGACTACAACAGATTCGACGGGTACGACAACCGACACAACAAAGACTATGAGTACCGACACGACCAAAGTTCAAAGCGGTACAGATACATCAAAGACAGATACAACGAAATAG
- a CDS encoding cytochrome C oxidase subunit IV family protein, giving the protein MDEKTFERDVQHNLGVQEQGPEDAHEEGHDVGYGTFVLIWLALIGLTAITVTIAGINLGSLALVVAIIIAMTKTSLVMNYFMHVKFDSTIFRIFILVCIIIFLTMILLTFTDLIYRNPLL; this is encoded by the coding sequence ATGGACGAAAAAACTTTTGAGAGAGATGTACAGCACAATTTAGGTGTGCAGGAGCAGGGACCGGAAGACGCGCATGAGGAGGGTCATGACGTTGGGTACGGAACATTTGTGCTCATCTGGCTTGCTTTGATCGGCTTGACTGCGATCACGGTGACGATAGCCGGTATAAACCTCGGCAGTCTGGCTCTTGTTGTTGCTATTATTATTGCTATGACGAAAACATCTCTTGTGATGAATTATTTTATGCACGTAAAGTTTGACTCGACCATATTCAGAATATTCATTTTGGTTTGTATTATAATTTTTCTTACAATGATACTTTTAACTTTTACAGATCTAATATATAGGAATCCACTATTATGA
- a CDS encoding cytochrome c oxidase subunit 3 family protein gives MSSQNPEIAAEHSHAHGQIHRDDTGSKMGMWLFLFTEVLLFGGMFILYAAYRYEYSDAFVAAALRLDPILGAINTVILLTSSLTVVLGIVSIQKKKVKLCMFFLWVTQACGLIFLVNKYFEWTHKIHLGLYPGGPMMEELSKGETVFYGLYYVMTGLHGLHVIVGMSFIGVIMYFIAKQKITHDNFQRLENSGLYWHLVDVIWIFLFPLFYLIH, from the coding sequence ATGAGCAGTCAAAACCCGGAAATAGCGGCTGAGCATTCACACGCTCACGGACAGATCCACAGGGATGATACAGGCTCCAAAATGGGGATGTGGCTCTTTTTGTTCACAGAGGTACTTCTTTTTGGTGGCATGTTCATTTTGTATGCTGCATACAGGTATGAATACTCGGATGCATTCGTTGCGGCGGCATTAAGGCTTGATCCGATACTTGGCGCAATCAATACTGTTATACTTTTGACAAGCAGTCTTACTGTTGTATTGGGCATCGTATCAATACAAAAGAAGAAAGTTAAGCTGTGTATGTTCTTCCTCTGGGTTACGCAGGCATGCGGTCTGATCTTCCTGGTGAATAAGTACTTTGAATGGACGCATAAGATCCATTTAGGGCTTTATCCGGGCGGTCCAATGATGGAAGAGCTTTCAAAAGGCGAGACAGTGTTCTATGGTTTGTATTATGTGATGACCGGACTGCACGGGCTCCACGTTATAGTTGGTATGAGTTTTATAGGTGTAATAATGTATTTCATTGCAAAGCAGAAGATAACACATGATAATTTCCAGAGGCTCGAAAATTCGGGTCTTTACTGGCACCTTGTCGACGTGATATGGATATTCTTATTCCCATTATTTTATTTAATTCATTAA